The following proteins are co-located in the Anas platyrhynchos isolate ZD024472 breed Pekin duck chromosome 1, IASCAAS_PekinDuck_T2T, whole genome shotgun sequence genome:
- the CHADL gene encoding chondroadherin-like protein isoform X2 has protein sequence MGLFLLAVALVLGGAAATRCPAACVCDNLRAHVLCLNRNLTAVPGSVPELTKKLDLRGNSFTVVPVGAFLPTPYLTHLDLQRCKVERLEEGAFRGLGRLLYLNLASNSITILYQESLDGLSSLQQLILKKNRIEEIQPGAFSRLGSLTLLDLRENALVYLPDMVFQGLQVLRWLRLSHNTLHVLGSEAFTALPALHRLSLDHNELQALPGEALARLSEATRLDLGHNPITYLSEEAVAMASLKHLSLDHAALQDVAPDAFTRSPQLRALDLSHNQLRGLPALAGVRQLAKVNLAGNPLLCSCLLLPFHRWLGRAWVQAEGTCTEPPALRGRSLDSLRPPEMRCGLPQPPSPSPTMPSVRLGVPRSRQCPPGCSCSPDFHHANCENQALREIPHGFPGDTRLLDLRRNAFRTVPPGAFPGLEELVSLHLQHCGIEELRPRALLGLKHLVYLYLSDNRLSALAPAAFQGAPRLAYLHLDRNAFTRVPPGAFRLLPNLFSLYLQHNTIRELAEGDLAGLVGLRELYLAGNAIRSIAPAALAPTKMLEKLHLERNLLAEVPTASLRGLPALSELKLSQNPIRHIGDSAFLPVASTLQHLYLDNMGLKQVSPGAFAGLGAKIKSLHLENNTMSNIPAMSNFTGLEILNLRDVPFHCDCQLLPLRRWIEKLNLRVGATCGSPPEAKGQKVKISTTFQSCPGWGARRASPDQAKASGKPSKKKRSGKLALRGSIES, from the exons ATGGGGCTGTTCCTGCTCGCCGTGGCCTTGGTGCTGGGAGGGGCGGCTGCCAcccgctgccctgcagcctgtgtCTGTGACAACCTCCGCGCCCACGTCCTGTGCCTCAACAGGAACCTCACGGCTGTGCCTGGCAGCGTCCCTGAG CTCACCAAGAAACTGGACCTTCGGGGCAACAGCTTCACGGTGGTCCCGGTGGGagccttcctccccaccccatacCTCACGCACTTGGACCTGCAGCGCTGCAAGGTGGAGAGGTTGGAGGAAGGGGCTTTCCGGGGGCTGGGGCGGCTGCTGTACCTCAACCTGGCCTCCAACAGCATCACCATCCTCTACCAGGAGTCCCTGGATGGGCTGtcctccctccagcagctcatCCTGAAGAAGAACCGCATTGAGGAGATCCAGCCGGGTGCTTTCAGCCGGCTGGGGTCCCTCACTCTCCTCGACCTGAGGGAGAATGCCCTGGTTTACCTCCCAGACATGGTCTTCCAGGGCCTGCAGGTCCTCAGGTGGCTCCGGCTGTCCCACAACACCCTCCACGTCCTGGGCAGTGAGGCCTTCACTGCCCTGCCCGCCCTGCACCGGCTGAGCCTGGACCACAACGAGCTGCAGGCGCTGCCCGGCGAGGCCCTGGCGCGGCTGAGCGAGGCCACCCGGCTGGACCTGGGCCACAACCCCATCACCTACCTGTCCGAGGAGGCCGTGGCCATGGCCTCCCTGAAGCACCTCTCCCTGGACCACGCAGCCCTCCAGGACGTGGCGCCCGACGCCTTcacccgcagcccccagctgcgGGCGCTGGATCTGTCCCACAACCAGCTGCGGGGCTTACCCGCCTTGGCCGGGGTCAGGCAGCTGGCGAAGGTCAACCTGGCCGGGAACCccttgctctgctcctgcctcctgctccccttCCACCGCTGGTTGGGGCGGGCATGGGTGCAGGCAGAGGGGACCTGCACCGAGCCCCCTGCCCTCCGTGGCCGGTCCCTCGACTCCCTGCGGCCCCCCGAGATGAGGTGCGGCCTCCCCCAGCCaccttcccccagccccaccatgCCCTCAGTGCGGCTGGGGGTACCTAggagcaggcagtgccccccgggctgctcctgctcccctgACTTCCACCACGCCAACTGCGAGAACCAAGCCCTGCGGGAAATTCCCCATGGCTTCCCCGGGGACACCCGTCTTCTTGACCTGCGCCGAAATGCCTTCAGGACGGTGCCCCCGGGCGCCTTCCCCGGCCTGGAAGAGCTGGTGTCCCTCCACCTGCAGCACTGCGGCATCGAGGAGCTGcgccccagggcactgctggggctgAAGCACTTAGTCTATCTCTACCTCTCTGACAACCGCCTCTCCGCCCTGGCGCCTGCTGCCTTCCAGGGGGCCCCACGGCTTGCCTACCTGCACCTGGACCGCAACGCCTTCACACGGGTGCCCCCAGGAGCCTTCCGGCTCCTGCCCAACCTCTTCTCCCTCTACCTGCAGCACAACACCATCAGGGAGCTGGCTGAGGGTGACCTGGCCGGGCTGGTGGGGCTGCGTGAGCTCTACCTTGCTGGGAATGCCATCAGGAGCATTGCCCCCGCTGCCCTGGCTCCCACCAAGATGCTGGAGAAGCTGCACCTGGAGAGAAACCTTCTGGCAGAGgtgcccacagcctccctgAGGGGCCTGCCTGCCCTGAGCGAGCTGAAGCTGTCCCAGAACCCCATCAGGCACATAGGGGACAGTGCCTTCTTGCCTGTggccagcaccctgcagcacctcTACCTGGACAACATGGGTCTGAAGCAG GTCTCCCCTGGTGCATTTGCTGGCCTTGGAGCCAAGATCAAAAGCCTCCACCTGGAGAACAACACCATGAGCAACATCCCCGCCATGAGCAACTTCACGGGGCTGGAAATCCTCAACCTGAGGGACGTGCCTTTCCACTGCGActgccagctccttcccctGCGCCG GTGGATTGAGAAGCTCAACCTGCGTGTAGGAGCCACCTGTGGGTCCCCTCCAGAAGCCAAGGGtcagaaagtgaaaatttccaCCACTTTCCAAAGCTGCCCTGGCTGGGGAGCCAGAAGAGCCAGTCCTGACCAAGCCAAGGCTTCAGGGAAGCCCAGCAAGAAAAAGAGGTCAGGAAAACTGGCGCTCAGAGGctccatagaatcatag
- the CHADL gene encoding chondroadherin-like protein isoform X1 encodes MSVRRRGYPGLWQWSLYPSVISRCHRGEHRSLAPHCCLSPAAGAPAMGLFLLAVALVLGGAAATRCPAACVCDNLRAHVLCLNRNLTAVPGSVPELTKKLDLRGNSFTVVPVGAFLPTPYLTHLDLQRCKVERLEEGAFRGLGRLLYLNLASNSITILYQESLDGLSSLQQLILKKNRIEEIQPGAFSRLGSLTLLDLRENALVYLPDMVFQGLQVLRWLRLSHNTLHVLGSEAFTALPALHRLSLDHNELQALPGEALARLSEATRLDLGHNPITYLSEEAVAMASLKHLSLDHAALQDVAPDAFTRSPQLRALDLSHNQLRGLPALAGVRQLAKVNLAGNPLLCSCLLLPFHRWLGRAWVQAEGTCTEPPALRGRSLDSLRPPEMRCGLPQPPSPSPTMPSVRLGVPRSRQCPPGCSCSPDFHHANCENQALREIPHGFPGDTRLLDLRRNAFRTVPPGAFPGLEELVSLHLQHCGIEELRPRALLGLKHLVYLYLSDNRLSALAPAAFQGAPRLAYLHLDRNAFTRVPPGAFRLLPNLFSLYLQHNTIRELAEGDLAGLVGLRELYLAGNAIRSIAPAALAPTKMLEKLHLERNLLAEVPTASLRGLPALSELKLSQNPIRHIGDSAFLPVASTLQHLYLDNMGLKQVSPGAFAGLGAKIKSLHLENNTMSNIPAMSNFTGLEILNLRDVPFHCDCQLLPLRRWIEKLNLRVGATCGSPPEAKGQKVKISTTFQSCPGWGARRASPDQAKASGKPSKKKRSGKLALRGSIES; translated from the exons ATGAGTGTTAGAAGAAGAGGCTATCCCGGCTTGTGGCAATGGTCTCTGTACCCCAGTGTCATCAGCAGATGCCACCGGGGAGAGCACAGGAGCCTGGCCCctcactgctgcctctccccagctgcaggtgcCCCCGCCATGGGGCTGTTCCTGCTCGCCGTGGCCTTGGTGCTGGGAGGGGCGGCTGCCAcccgctgccctgcagcctgtgtCTGTGACAACCTCCGCGCCCACGTCCTGTGCCTCAACAGGAACCTCACGGCTGTGCCTGGCAGCGTCCCTGAG CTCACCAAGAAACTGGACCTTCGGGGCAACAGCTTCACGGTGGTCCCGGTGGGagccttcctccccaccccatacCTCACGCACTTGGACCTGCAGCGCTGCAAGGTGGAGAGGTTGGAGGAAGGGGCTTTCCGGGGGCTGGGGCGGCTGCTGTACCTCAACCTGGCCTCCAACAGCATCACCATCCTCTACCAGGAGTCCCTGGATGGGCTGtcctccctccagcagctcatCCTGAAGAAGAACCGCATTGAGGAGATCCAGCCGGGTGCTTTCAGCCGGCTGGGGTCCCTCACTCTCCTCGACCTGAGGGAGAATGCCCTGGTTTACCTCCCAGACATGGTCTTCCAGGGCCTGCAGGTCCTCAGGTGGCTCCGGCTGTCCCACAACACCCTCCACGTCCTGGGCAGTGAGGCCTTCACTGCCCTGCCCGCCCTGCACCGGCTGAGCCTGGACCACAACGAGCTGCAGGCGCTGCCCGGCGAGGCCCTGGCGCGGCTGAGCGAGGCCACCCGGCTGGACCTGGGCCACAACCCCATCACCTACCTGTCCGAGGAGGCCGTGGCCATGGCCTCCCTGAAGCACCTCTCCCTGGACCACGCAGCCCTCCAGGACGTGGCGCCCGACGCCTTcacccgcagcccccagctgcgGGCGCTGGATCTGTCCCACAACCAGCTGCGGGGCTTACCCGCCTTGGCCGGGGTCAGGCAGCTGGCGAAGGTCAACCTGGCCGGGAACCccttgctctgctcctgcctcctgctccccttCCACCGCTGGTTGGGGCGGGCATGGGTGCAGGCAGAGGGGACCTGCACCGAGCCCCCTGCCCTCCGTGGCCGGTCCCTCGACTCCCTGCGGCCCCCCGAGATGAGGTGCGGCCTCCCCCAGCCaccttcccccagccccaccatgCCCTCAGTGCGGCTGGGGGTACCTAggagcaggcagtgccccccgggctgctcctgctcccctgACTTCCACCACGCCAACTGCGAGAACCAAGCCCTGCGGGAAATTCCCCATGGCTTCCCCGGGGACACCCGTCTTCTTGACCTGCGCCGAAATGCCTTCAGGACGGTGCCCCCGGGCGCCTTCCCCGGCCTGGAAGAGCTGGTGTCCCTCCACCTGCAGCACTGCGGCATCGAGGAGCTGcgccccagggcactgctggggctgAAGCACTTAGTCTATCTCTACCTCTCTGACAACCGCCTCTCCGCCCTGGCGCCTGCTGCCTTCCAGGGGGCCCCACGGCTTGCCTACCTGCACCTGGACCGCAACGCCTTCACACGGGTGCCCCCAGGAGCCTTCCGGCTCCTGCCCAACCTCTTCTCCCTCTACCTGCAGCACAACACCATCAGGGAGCTGGCTGAGGGTGACCTGGCCGGGCTGGTGGGGCTGCGTGAGCTCTACCTTGCTGGGAATGCCATCAGGAGCATTGCCCCCGCTGCCCTGGCTCCCACCAAGATGCTGGAGAAGCTGCACCTGGAGAGAAACCTTCTGGCAGAGgtgcccacagcctccctgAGGGGCCTGCCTGCCCTGAGCGAGCTGAAGCTGTCCCAGAACCCCATCAGGCACATAGGGGACAGTGCCTTCTTGCCTGTggccagcaccctgcagcacctcTACCTGGACAACATGGGTCTGAAGCAG GTCTCCCCTGGTGCATTTGCTGGCCTTGGAGCCAAGATCAAAAGCCTCCACCTGGAGAACAACACCATGAGCAACATCCCCGCCATGAGCAACTTCACGGGGCTGGAAATCCTCAACCTGAGGGACGTGCCTTTCCACTGCGActgccagctccttcccctGCGCCG GTGGATTGAGAAGCTCAACCTGCGTGTAGGAGCCACCTGTGGGTCCCCTCCAGAAGCCAAGGGtcagaaagtgaaaatttccaCCACTTTCCAAAGCTGCCCTGGCTGGGGAGCCAGAAGAGCCAGTCCTGACCAAGCCAAGGCTTCAGGGAAGCCCAGCAAGAAAAAGAGGTCAGGAAAACTGGCGCTCAGAGGctccatagaatcatag